In Halopseudomonas xinjiangensis, a single genomic region encodes these proteins:
- a CDS encoding adenosylcobalamin-dependent ribonucleoside-diphosphate reductase, with the protein MSQTAKVQRLHNVVTSIPMQPASEDIWDTKYRLKTKDGVAIDKSVDESYQRVARALADVELPELREEWHEKFLWALRHGAIPAGRITSNAGALEHKPATSTINCTVSATIGDSMDDILSKLHEAGLTLKAGCGIGYEFSTLRPKGAYVSGAGAYTSGPLSFMDIYDKMCFTVSSAGGRRGAQMATFDVGHPDVADFIRAKREGGRLRQFNLSLLITEDFMKAVETDGDWKLSFPLTPAEAEADKVNLDDPEQVIWREWPNTERYVSRADGQVACRVFKTLKARRIWDMIMTSTYDFAEPGFILIDRVNQMNNNWFCEEIRATNPCGEQPLPPYGACLLGSINLTLFVRDPFTDKARFDWDEYRKVVDIFTRMLDNVVEINGLPLEQQRNEIFRKRRHGMGFLGLGSTMTMLCMKYGDARSLEFTEQVSKEMAIQGWRTSLALSEEKGAAPIMDEEFDVTEAMLAKRPDMRKDGFKVGQKVKGKVLWAKYSRYMQQVAGEDKALVEALAEKGSRFTHHSSIAPTGTISLSLANNASNGIEPSFAHHYFRNVIREGKKSKEKVDVFSFELLAYRHFVNAEALPSMEAGTRNLPEYFIAADDVKPTEHVDVQAAAQKWIDSSISKTANVPTDYPYEDFKDIYMYAYHKGLKGCTTFRFNPEAFQGVLVKEQDLANTTYRFKLEDGTFIEAKGGDEIEYDGELHSAANLYDALKEGYYGKF; encoded by the coding sequence ATGAGCCAAACAGCCAAGGTGCAGCGCCTGCATAACGTGGTCACCAGCATCCCGATGCAGCCTGCTTCGGAAGACATCTGGGATACCAAATATCGCCTCAAGACCAAGGACGGGGTCGCGATCGACAAGAGCGTCGATGAGAGCTACCAGCGTGTTGCCCGTGCCTTGGCTGATGTGGAATTACCCGAGCTCCGTGAAGAGTGGCACGAGAAATTTCTATGGGCGTTGCGCCACGGTGCGATTCCGGCTGGCCGTATCACGTCCAATGCCGGCGCGCTCGAGCACAAGCCTGCGACCTCGACTATCAACTGCACCGTGTCGGCCACGATCGGCGACTCGATGGACGATATCCTGTCCAAGTTGCATGAGGCCGGTCTGACGCTGAAGGCTGGTTGCGGTATCGGTTACGAGTTCTCCACGCTGCGCCCGAAAGGTGCCTACGTGTCCGGCGCTGGCGCGTATACCTCCGGCCCGCTGTCGTTCATGGATATCTACGACAAGATGTGCTTCACCGTCTCGTCAGCCGGCGGCCGCCGCGGTGCGCAGATGGCGACCTTCGACGTCGGTCATCCGGACGTAGCCGATTTCATCCGTGCCAAGCGCGAGGGCGGTCGTCTGCGTCAGTTCAACCTGTCGCTGCTGATTACCGAAGACTTCATGAAGGCCGTCGAAACCGACGGTGACTGGAAGCTGTCGTTCCCCCTGACTCCGGCCGAAGCCGAAGCCGACAAGGTCAATCTCGATGATCCGGAGCAGGTGATCTGGCGCGAATGGCCGAATACCGAGCGTTATGTCAGCCGTGCCGATGGCCAGGTGGCCTGCCGTGTATTCAAAACGCTGAAGGCTCGTCGGATCTGGGACATGATCATGACCAGCACTTACGACTTCGCCGAGCCAGGCTTCATCCTGATCGACCGCGTCAACCAGATGAACAACAATTGGTTCTGTGAAGAGATTCGCGCAACCAACCCCTGTGGCGAGCAGCCGCTGCCGCCGTATGGCGCCTGCCTGCTGGGTTCGATCAACCTGACTCTGTTTGTTCGCGATCCGTTCACCGACAAGGCGCGGTTCGATTGGGACGAGTACCGCAAGGTCGTCGACATCTTCACCCGCATGCTGGACAACGTAGTCGAGATCAACGGCCTGCCGCTGGAACAGCAGCGCAACGAAATCTTCCGCAAGCGTCGCCATGGCATGGGCTTCCTCGGCCTGGGCTCGACGATGACCATGCTGTGCATGAAGTACGGCGACGCGCGTTCGCTGGAATTCACCGAGCAGGTTTCCAAGGAGATGGCGATCCAGGGCTGGCGCACCTCGCTGGCGCTGAGCGAAGAGAAGGGCGCCGCGCCTATCATGGACGAAGAGTTCGACGTGACCGAGGCGATGCTGGCCAAGCGTCCCGACATGCGCAAGGACGGCTTCAAGGTCGGCCAGAAGGTGAAGGGCAAAGTACTCTGGGCCAAGTACAGCCGCTATATGCAGCAAGTGGCGGGCGAAGACAAGGCTCTGGTCGAAGCGCTGGCCGAAAAGGGCTCGCGCTTCACGCACCACAGCTCGATCGCACCGACCGGCACCATCTCGCTGTCGTTGGCCAATAACGCCTCGAATGGCATCGAGCCGAGCTTCGCGCATCACTATTTCCGTAACGTGATCCGTGAAGGCAAGAAGTCGAAGGAAAAGGTCGACGTGTTCAGCTTCGAGCTGCTCGCCTATCGCCACTTCGTCAATGCCGAAGCGTTGCCGAGCATGGAAGCCGGCACCCGCAACCTGCCGGAATATTTCATCGCTGCGGACGATGTGAAGCCGACCGAGCACGTCGATGTCCAGGCCGCCGCGCAGAAGTGGATCGACTCGTCGATCTCCAAGACTGCCAACGTGCCGACCGATTATCCGTACGAAGACTTCAAAGACATTTACATGTACGCCTACCACAAGGGTCTGAAGGGTTGCACCACCTTCCGCTTCAACCCCGAGGCGTTCCAGGGCGTGCTGGTCAAGGAGCAGGATCTGGCCAACACTACCTACCGCTTCAAGCTTGAAGACGGCACCTTCATCGAGGCCAAGGGCGGAGACGAGATCGAGTACGACGGCGAACTGCACAGCGCGGCGAACCTGTACGACGCCTTGAAAGAAGGCTACTACGGCAAGTTCTGA
- a CDS encoding DUF1285 domain-containing protein translates to MTDDKRNPESLLDDIPDHQDLVKRRAPAPVHLWNPPLSGEMDMRIARDGTWYHEGGPIKRLALAQLFSGILRHDDDGRYYLVTPVERWAIQVDDAPFVAVRLSVRGEGRDQVLTFTTNLEDDVEAGPDNPIRVSIESETGEPSPYVRVRDNLEALIGRSVFYELADRAVEHEHNGRPALGVWSHGEFFPIDGSATPG, encoded by the coding sequence ATGACTGATGACAAGCGCAATCCCGAATCATTGCTGGACGATATTCCCGATCACCAGGATCTGGTCAAGCGCCGGGCGCCAGCCCCGGTGCATTTGTGGAACCCTCCGCTAAGCGGCGAGATGGACATGCGCATCGCCCGCGACGGTACCTGGTATCACGAAGGCGGCCCGATCAAGCGCCTGGCCCTGGCACAGCTGTTTTCCGGTATTCTGCGCCACGATGATGATGGTCGCTATTATCTGGTTACCCCTGTCGAGCGCTGGGCAATCCAGGTCGATGATGCGCCGTTCGTCGCGGTGCGTCTGTCCGTTCGTGGCGAGGGCAGGGACCAGGTGCTCACGTTCACCACCAACCTCGAAGACGATGTCGAAGCCGGTCCGGACAATCCGATCCGCGTCAGTATCGAGTCGGAAACCGGTGAGCCATCTCCTTACGTGCGGGTGCGTGACAACCTCGAGGCACTGATCGGTCGCAGCGTGTTTTATGAACTTGCCGACCGGGCGGTCGAGCACGAGCACAACGGCCGCCCCGCGCTAGGTGTATGGAGCCACGGCGAGTTCTTTCCCATCGACGGTTCTGCCACGCCCGGCTGA
- a CDS encoding DUF4823 domain-containing protein, protein MRWIVLVVSVLMLAGCMKPSDMQKEARYYLGDTGLMDHYQIHRSASRTLQSDSQLYIAQGHFVPVGHPYARPNVVAEEAFAAAVQVFPLVRRAEQPLGLEEALLAARMQRAHYLMYTRFASAREGVSTTEQWERRDSWSDVGIDRAVLQLILIETSTEHVVDFVTIETRGGFLQFYKANAEDLLRPPLEDYTRRLLGR, encoded by the coding sequence ATGCGCTGGATCGTCCTGGTTGTATCTGTCCTGATGCTTGCTGGATGCATGAAACCTTCGGACATGCAGAAGGAGGCCAGGTACTACCTCGGCGATACCGGGCTCATGGATCACTACCAGATCCATCGCAGCGCCAGTCGCACGTTGCAGAGCGACTCGCAGCTTTACATAGCACAGGGACACTTCGTTCCGGTCGGCCATCCCTATGCACGGCCGAACGTTGTTGCGGAGGAAGCCTTCGCCGCCGCCGTGCAAGTGTTCCCGTTGGTGCGCCGTGCGGAGCAACCGCTTGGGTTGGAGGAAGCGCTTTTGGCAGCTCGGATGCAGCGCGCTCACTATCTCATGTACACCCGATTCGCCAGCGCTCGCGAAGGCGTCAGCACTACGGAGCAGTGGGAAAGGAGGGACAGCTGGAGCGACGTCGGGATCGACCGAGCCGTGCTGCAGCTGATCCTCATTGAAACTTCCACCGAGCATGTTGTCGACTTTGTAACCATCGAAACGCGCGGCGGCTTCCTGCAGTTCTACAAGGCCAACGCCGAAGACCTGTTGCGACCGCCGCTCGAAGACTATACCCGGCGCCTGCTTGGTCGCTGA
- a CDS encoding radical SAM protein, which translates to MPQNSFPISYIEPVFRPPSEAHSLILPVTNGCSWNRCTFCEMYTAPQKKFRARDEQDVMEEIRRCGEHLIVQRVFLADGDAMILPTHRLLRILEAIREHMPTVERVTSYCLPRNLKRKSVDELGELREAGLAMIYVGAESGDDEVLRRVNKGETYASTEEALLKAGEAGLQRSVMILNGLGGQSLSEQHADNSARLMNATQPEFLSTLVVSFPQGMERYQEQFPDFRPLEQQGLFLEIERLVSSLELKDTVFRSDHASNYLVLKGILGADKARMLAQVRTAIESPATARLRPEWMRAL; encoded by the coding sequence ATGCCCCAGAATTCGTTCCCGATCAGCTATATCGAACCCGTCTTCCGTCCGCCGAGCGAGGCGCATTCGCTGATCCTTCCGGTGACCAACGGCTGTTCCTGGAACAGATGTACGTTCTGCGAGATGTACACCGCGCCGCAGAAGAAATTCCGCGCTCGTGACGAGCAGGACGTCATGGAAGAGATTCGCCGTTGCGGCGAGCACCTGATCGTACAGCGGGTTTTTCTCGCAGACGGCGACGCGATGATTCTGCCAACCCACCGGTTGTTGCGGATACTTGAGGCCATACGCGAACACATGCCGACCGTGGAGCGCGTCACGTCGTACTGTCTGCCGCGCAATCTGAAGCGCAAGTCGGTCGATGAACTTGGCGAGCTTCGCGAGGCAGGCCTGGCGATGATCTATGTGGGCGCCGAGTCCGGCGATGACGAAGTGCTGCGCCGGGTCAACAAGGGCGAAACCTATGCCTCAACCGAGGAGGCTTTGCTCAAGGCGGGCGAGGCGGGGCTGCAACGTTCGGTGATGATTCTCAACGGGCTTGGGGGCCAGAGCCTCAGCGAGCAGCACGCGGACAATTCCGCCAGGCTGATGAACGCCACACAACCCGAATTCCTCTCCACGCTGGTCGTGAGTTTTCCTCAAGGCATGGAGCGCTACCAGGAGCAGTTCCCCGACTTTCGGCCGCTGGAACAACAAGGGTTATTCCTTGAGATCGAACGCCTGGTGTCCTCGCTCGAGTTGAAAGACACGGTCTTTCGCAGCGACCATGCCTCCAACTATTTGGTTCTGAAAGGCATTCTCGGAGCGGACAAGGCGCGCATGCTGGCACAAGTGCGCACTGCAATTGAAAGCCCGGCTACCGCCCGTCTGCGTCCGGAATGGATGCGCGCCCTTTGA
- a CDS encoding carboxylesterase/lipase family protein, which translates to MNNNKSEMTKPRFFLTAISTAVLAVSLTGCLGGDSDNDTPPPAAADPLAVETQQGTVAGIELNNMRVFRGIPYGAEPERFAAPELPAERTERLVLSEEFATSCPQPDATFGDYSDNEDCLYLNVYAPPEPGDYPVMVWIHGGSLTTGSGGSSYEPARLVEQGIVVVTINYRLGALGFLPHSSLADENGSYGNYGLMDQQLALKWVEENISGFGGNPDNVTIFGESAGGHSVMSHLASPGSAGLFDKAIVQSGSYSPTQLSQPAGEAVFGQPLVAATGCDQSPDVATCLRELPVDAILDAQAGSYLPVTGGQVLPESIDERLSSGTFNQVPVMIGSNLHEGRLFVGIEILQTQTGVTAANYQDKVDALLASDPREYDRQTVADEYYQRIVALENIQPDDPGRYARALSAINTDWRFACSNVNQLQQINAAGQDAYGYWFTDENAPSILPYTVPGLPWGAAHAFEIQYVLADESTFVERGATESQVALSDAMVGYWANFAKFGDPNSTDGASGNVEWSAVGESGTILDLDPAQLGPVPATSYAEYHNCDLWADPETQAPLTP; encoded by the coding sequence ATGAACAACAACAAAAGCGAAATGACCAAGCCGCGATTTTTTCTTACAGCCATTTCTACAGCCGTACTTGCAGTCTCGTTGACCGGCTGCCTGGGTGGCGACAGCGACAACGATACCCCTCCGCCTGCAGCCGCCGACCCGCTGGCCGTCGAGACCCAGCAGGGTACCGTTGCGGGCATCGAACTCAACAACATGCGCGTCTTCCGGGGCATTCCCTACGGGGCGGAGCCAGAGCGATTCGCGGCCCCGGAGCTCCCGGCAGAGCGGACGGAGCGCCTCGTTCTCAGCGAGGAATTCGCCACATCGTGCCCGCAGCCTGACGCCACATTCGGTGACTACAGCGACAACGAAGACTGCCTTTACCTGAATGTCTACGCCCCACCGGAGCCGGGTGATTACCCGGTGATGGTATGGATTCATGGCGGCTCCCTGACGACCGGGTCCGGCGGCAGCAGCTACGAACCGGCACGTCTGGTCGAACAGGGCATCGTCGTAGTCACTATCAACTATCGTCTGGGCGCCCTGGGCTTCCTGCCGCACTCCTCTCTCGCCGATGAAAACGGTTCCTACGGCAACTACGGCCTGATGGATCAGCAGCTCGCTCTGAAATGGGTTGAAGAAAACATCTCCGGGTTCGGCGGCAATCCCGACAACGTGACCATTTTCGGCGAGTCAGCTGGCGGACACAGCGTTATGAGCCACCTGGCATCGCCCGGCTCGGCAGGCCTTTTCGATAAAGCCATCGTCCAGAGTGGTTCCTACAGCCCGACACAGCTCAGCCAGCCCGCGGGCGAAGCGGTATTCGGCCAACCTTTGGTAGCCGCAACCGGTTGCGACCAGAGCCCGGACGTCGCGACCTGTCTGCGCGAATTGCCGGTCGATGCCATCCTCGACGCGCAGGCTGGCAGCTACCTGCCAGTAACCGGCGGCCAAGTACTGCCTGAATCGATTGATGAGCGTCTATCCAGCGGAACCTTCAATCAGGTGCCAGTGATGATCGGCAGCAACCTGCACGAAGGACGGCTGTTCGTAGGTATCGAAATTCTGCAAACCCAGACCGGGGTGACAGCCGCCAACTATCAGGACAAGGTAGACGCCCTGCTGGCAAGCGATCCGCGCGAGTACGATCGTCAGACCGTAGCGGACGAGTACTACCAGCGCATCGTTGCGCTTGAGAACATTCAACCGGACGATCCCGGCCGCTATGCCCGTGCGCTCTCGGCAATCAACACCGACTGGCGCTTCGCCTGTTCCAACGTCAATCAGCTGCAACAGATCAATGCAGCAGGACAGGATGCGTACGGTTACTGGTTCACCGATGAGAATGCTCCGAGCATCCTTCCATACACGGTTCCGGGTTTACCCTGGGGCGCGGCACATGCGTTCGAGATCCAGTACGTGCTGGCTGACGAATCCACTTTCGTCGAGCGTGGCGCTACCGAATCCCAGGTAGCCCTGTCTGACGCCATGGTTGGCTACTGGGCAAACTTCGCCAAGTTCGGCGACCCGAACAGCACCGATGGTGCTTCCGGCAACGTGGAATGGAGTGCGGTGGGTGAGTCGGGAACAATCCTCGATCTCGACCCCGCTCAGCTAGGTCCCGTGCCCGCAACCAGTTACGCTGAATATCACAACTGCGATCTCTGGGCCGATCCGGAAACGCAGGCACCGCTAACGCCGTAA